A genomic region of Bifidobacteriaceae bacterium contains the following coding sequences:
- a CDS encoding spermidine/putrescine ABC transporter substrate-binding protein, producing the protein MKSDRRSLGLVRRRGQTAVTGLAIALAAALTGCGGGVSDAPEPKSGSPTAAGEFTPATSGRVTIYTWADYFPTELLTRFSEETGVEATIDFFASNEELLTKLEATGGAGYDVVVPSDYAVEMMIDRGLALKIGAMGLPNSKNIMERALHPYYDPEREYSAPFMYGTTGFAYNAALLPEGQVPPQSWHDFFTWEEPYAGKIGVLNDEFDGVNAALRAVGAEPCTTDPEELQAAMDLLLDFKDRVNTISSDAVPDRLGTGQNSMAMIWNGDTHRAWVIDPSITYVYPAEGVSIFEDNWVMPTGAENVQQAKTFINWMLDPKNAAEAANYVGFNAQIEGVFEYLDPSMQSDPAIVPPEDAELEMIQACDNETMNKYSQIWESFRQ; encoded by the coding sequence ATGAAATCCGACCGCCGCTCTCTTGGACTGGTCCGCCGCCGCGGGCAGACCGCCGTCACCGGGCTGGCCATCGCCTTGGCAGCCGCGCTGACCGGTTGCGGCGGGGGCGTCAGCGACGCCCCCGAGCCGAAAAGCGGCTCGCCGACCGCCGCCGGCGAGTTCACCCCGGCGACTAGCGGCCGCGTCACCATCTACACCTGGGCGGACTATTTCCCCACGGAATTGCTCACCCGGTTCAGCGAGGAGACGGGCGTGGAGGCGACCATCGACTTCTTCGCCTCCAACGAGGAATTGCTGACCAAACTGGAGGCCACAGGCGGCGCCGGTTATGACGTTGTGGTGCCGAGCGACTACGCGGTGGAGATGATGATCGACCGGGGGCTCGCGCTGAAGATCGGCGCGATGGGGTTGCCTAACTCGAAGAACATTATGGAAAGGGCGCTCCACCCCTACTACGACCCGGAACGGGAGTATTCGGCGCCGTTCATGTATGGCACCACGGGCTTCGCCTATAACGCCGCCTTGTTGCCGGAAGGCCAAGTCCCGCCCCAGTCCTGGCACGACTTCTTCACCTGGGAGGAGCCGTACGCGGGCAAGATCGGCGTGCTGAACGATGAGTTCGACGGGGTCAACGCCGCCCTCAGGGCGGTCGGCGCGGAGCCCTGCACAACGGACCCGGAAGAGCTTCAGGCCGCCATGGACTTGCTGTTGGATTTCAAAGACCGTGTCAACACGATCAGTTCGGACGCGGTCCCGGACCGGCTGGGCACCGGGCAGAACTCCATGGCCATGATCTGGAACGGCGACACCCACCGCGCCTGGGTGATCGATCCGAGCATCACCTACGTGTACCCGGCCGAGGGGGTGTCGATCTTCGAAGACAACTGGGTGATGCCGACCGGCGCGGAGAACGTCCAGCAGGCCAAGACTTTTATCAACTGGATGCTCGACCCGAAGAACGCCGCGGAGGCGGCCAACTACGTCGGCTTCAACGCCCAGATCGAGGGGGTCTTCGAGTACCTGGACCCGTCCATGCAATCCGACCCGGCGATCGTGCCGCCTGAGGACGCCGAACTGGAAATGATCCAAGCCTGCGACAACGAAACCATGAACAAGTACTCACAGATTTGGGAGAGCTTCAGGCAATGA
- a CDS encoding sulfite exporter TauE/SafE family protein gives MASPTRASGALRLRTVIPITGMTCKACEARVGKVLGRVPGVEAAKVSLAKGQATVVSAGPVDPEKLDAALEAAGYRVGTAALPVVSSDRAVWRDALIGAAAMALILWGASALGVTGLADRLSPAAAPGLGALTLVWALGVIASVSTCMALVGGLVLSVSARFAKTHPGLGPGRRLRPQLMFNLGRIAGFGVLGAALGGIGEAMQLNAHLLAMAMIAAAAVMGLLGLRLTGLSPRLTRVSFSLPASWTKWPGRAEGSAAYRDSTTMALGAASFFLPCGFTQAVQVYALTSGGPMRAGLVMAVFALGTAPGLLGVGALGSLTSGRAAAHVFRFVGVAVCAFSLINLAGAAQILRPGWFAGPAAPLAQVRSENVADQDGWQVLRTVQDGTGYSPKTAAVYLGQPVRWEVDSQALGCASIMNLEAMGLGTVRLQTGLNVFEFTPTEVGALAYTCGMGMFPARIDVIEPPS, from the coding sequence GTGGCCTCCCCGACGCGTGCAAGCGGCGCCCTGCGCCTGCGCACGGTGATCCCCATCACCGGCATGACCTGCAAAGCTTGCGAGGCGCGCGTGGGCAAAGTGCTTGGGCGGGTGCCCGGAGTCGAGGCCGCCAAGGTCTCGCTGGCCAAAGGGCAGGCCACGGTTGTGTCGGCCGGGCCGGTCGACCCGGAAAAACTCGACGCCGCCCTGGAGGCGGCGGGCTACAGGGTTGGGACGGCGGCCTTGCCTGTCGTCTCCTCGGACCGCGCCGTGTGGCGGGACGCCCTGATCGGCGCGGCGGCCATGGCGCTGATTCTGTGGGGGGCCTCCGCCCTTGGCGTGACGGGCCTGGCCGACCGGCTTTCGCCTGCGGCGGCTCCCGGGTTGGGCGCGTTGACCCTGGTTTGGGCGCTCGGCGTGATCGCGTCCGTTTCTACCTGCATGGCGCTGGTCGGCGGGTTGGTGCTGTCCGTCTCCGCCCGCTTTGCCAAAACCCACCCCGGTCTTGGCCCCGGCCGCCGGCTGCGGCCGCAGTTGATGTTCAATCTTGGGCGGATCGCGGGGTTCGGGGTGCTGGGGGCGGCCCTGGGCGGCATCGGCGAGGCCATGCAGCTGAACGCCCACCTGCTGGCCATGGCGATGATCGCGGCGGCGGCTGTGATGGGCCTGTTGGGCCTCAGGCTGACGGGGCTCTCGCCCCGCCTCACGCGGGTGTCCTTCTCCTTGCCCGCCAGTTGGACCAAGTGGCCGGGCCGCGCCGAAGGCTCGGCCGCCTACCGCGACTCGACCACCATGGCGCTGGGGGCGGCCAGTTTCTTCCTGCCCTGCGGCTTCACCCAAGCGGTCCAGGTTTACGCGCTGACCAGCGGCGGCCCCATGCGGGCGGGGCTGGTCATGGCCGTGTTCGCGCTGGGCACCGCTCCCGGACTGCTCGGGGTTGGGGCGCTCGGCTCGCTCACCTCCGGCCGCGCCGCCGCCCACGTGTTTCGGTTCGTGGGCGTGGCGGTCTGCGCGTTTTCCCTGATCAACCTCGCGGGCGCCGCCCAGATTCTGCGCCCCGGCTGGTTCGCGGGGCCGGCCGCACCGTTGGCCCAGGTCCGCAGCGAGAACGTGGCCGACCAGGACGGCTGGCAGGTCCTTCGGACCGTGCAAGACGGCACCGGCTATTCGCCCAAGACCGCGGCGGTGTACCTGGGCCAACCGGTCCGCTGGGAGGTCGACTCGCAGGCGCTCGGGTGCGCGTCGATCATGAACCTGGAGGCCATGGGCCTGGGCACGGTCCGCCTTCAGACCGGCCTGAACGTGTTCGAGTTCACCCCGACCGAAGTCGGCGCGTTGGCCTACACCTGCGGCATGGGCATGTTCCCGGCCCGGATCGACGTGATCGAGCCGCCGTCCTAG
- the thpR gene encoding RNA 2',3'-cyclic phosphodiesterase produces MRLFAAVRPPDHVKDHLAGALAGALGAATDRSVPFSPRVNWHVTLAFYGDVPDGSVTAWENGLAQELSGLAPFTVELRGAGVVRRRVGWIGVGGETRALKRAMAAATAAGELASQAVGRRPAVPGGPEARALRPHLTVTRAADRPAVKSALSALAIYRGPSWLVEEVTLISSDLGRGPGGHALYTLQSTVRLPV; encoded by the coding sequence ATGAGGCTTTTCGCCGCCGTTCGGCCACCGGATCATGTCAAAGACCACTTGGCGGGCGCGCTCGCGGGGGCTTTGGGCGCGGCCACCGACCGCTCCGTCCCGTTTTCGCCGCGCGTCAACTGGCATGTCACGCTCGCCTTTTACGGCGACGTGCCGGATGGCTCGGTCACCGCTTGGGAGAACGGCCTTGCACAAGAGCTGAGCGGGTTGGCGCCGTTCACGGTGGAGTTGCGGGGCGCCGGCGTGGTCCGCCGCCGGGTCGGCTGGATCGGGGTGGGCGGCGAAACCCGCGCGCTCAAGCGGGCGATGGCGGCAGCGACGGCCGCCGGCGAACTCGCGTCGCAAGCCGTGGGGCGCCGGCCAGCCGTTCCCGGCGGTCCCGAAGCTCGCGCGTTGCGCCCGCATTTGACCGTCACCCGGGCGGCGGACCGCCCGGCCGTCAAGTCGGCCTTGAGCGCGCTCGCAATCTATCGGGGCCCGTCCTGGCTGGTCGAAGAAGTCACGCTGATCTCCTCAGACCTGGGCCGGGGTCCCGGCGGCCACGCCCTCTACACCCTCCAATCGACTGTCCGCCTCCCCGTCTGA
- a CDS encoding ABC transporter permease has protein sequence MTSAPAIDRRPAPGRPDGEPCRPDGAGATGRPTRPRRRRGQGVVRPGQLSVGFATPAILVGLVFTLGPVIVIAVFSFLSQPETGGGVVYRFSTEAYRHFLFQEDFVGNTHLDLRYLRSFGLSALQALATTAVCIGLAFPIALWMTTKTPRAQTILVLVVTIPFWTNLLVRTYAWILLLSDRGTVNSVLEVIGLEPRQLLYNSGATLVGLIYTFLPFAILPIYSALAGFDFSLAEAAYDLGARKWGVVSQVIWPAAAGGIMSALALCFVPAFGSFVQPVLLGGGKVLMVGNLIAAQYGEARNWPFGAALSVIILALTLLGAFALLRWAKRSAQKVSLAI, from the coding sequence GTGACCAGCGCCCCGGCGATCGACCGGCGGCCGGCGCCGGGACGCCCCGACGGCGAGCCGTGCCGCCCGGACGGGGCGGGGGCGACCGGGCGCCCAACGCGGCCGCGCCGGCGCCGGGGCCAGGGCGTTGTGAGGCCCGGGCAGTTGTCCGTCGGCTTCGCCACGCCGGCCATCTTGGTGGGGCTGGTGTTCACCCTGGGCCCGGTGATCGTGATCGCCGTGTTCTCTTTTCTGTCGCAACCGGAGACCGGCGGCGGGGTGGTGTACCGGTTCTCAACCGAGGCCTACCGGCACTTCTTGTTCCAAGAGGACTTCGTGGGCAACACCCACCTGGATTTGCGCTACCTGCGGTCCTTCGGCCTGTCGGCCCTCCAGGCCTTGGCCACCACCGCCGTCTGCATTGGCCTGGCTTTCCCCATAGCGCTCTGGATGACCACCAAGACGCCGCGCGCGCAGACCATCCTGGTGCTGGTGGTGACCATCCCTTTCTGGACCAACCTGCTGGTCCGCACCTACGCGTGGATTTTGCTGCTCAGCGACCGGGGAACGGTCAACTCGGTGTTGGAGGTGATTGGCCTCGAGCCCCGCCAACTGCTGTACAACTCCGGGGCGACCTTGGTGGGGCTGATCTACACGTTCCTGCCGTTCGCCATCCTCCCGATCTATTCGGCCTTGGCGGGCTTCGACTTTTCCTTGGCGGAGGCCGCTTACGACCTGGGGGCCCGCAAATGGGGCGTGGTCAGCCAGGTGATCTGGCCGGCCGCGGCCGGCGGGATCATGTCCGCGCTCGCCCTGTGTTTTGTGCCCGCCTTCGGGTCGTTTGTGCAGCCCGTGTTGCTGGGCGGCGGCAAGGTGCTGATGGTCGGCAACTTGATCGCGGCGCAGTACGGCGAGGCCCGCAACTGGCCGTTCGGCGCGGCCCTGTCGGTGATCATCCTGGCCCTGACCCTGCTCGGCGCCTTCGCATTGCTGCGCTGGGCCAAGCGGTCCGCGCAGAAAGTGAGCTTGGCGATATGA
- a CDS encoding spermidine/putrescine ABC transporter substrate-binding protein translates to MNTSISRVVRRSAGLAAAATVAAALAACGGGVSDSPSSGGPASPSAAAFNPATSGELTIYTWSDYFPTDLAARFEDETGIKVTLDYYENNEAMMTKIEAAGAGGYDIVVPSDYAVDLMVERGQLMQINALDLPNGQNILPEFRDVYYDPGRLYSAPYLYGSTGYSYDASLLAEGQEPPASWMDYFTIGAPFAGKVGIMNDQVESVNAALRAVGAEPCTDNPEELQAAADLLAGFKDKVLTISSDGILDRLGTGDNSMAMIWNGASHRAALTNPNVVFVYAEEGLGTFQDNWAVTAGAKNVDQALTFINWMLDPANAAEAANYQGYNAAIAGVSDLLEPELKADPAIVPPPGVKLEVVPTCPTEVQNKYTQIWESFKG, encoded by the coding sequence ATGAACACATCGATTTCCCGCGTCGTTCGCCGGTCGGCCGGCCTGGCCGCCGCCGCGACGGTCGCCGCCGCCTTGGCCGCCTGCGGCGGCGGCGTCAGCGACAGCCCCTCGTCCGGGGGGCCCGCCAGCCCCTCGGCCGCCGCCTTCAACCCGGCCACCTCCGGCGAACTGACCATCTACACCTGGTCGGACTACTTCCCGACGGACCTGGCGGCCAGGTTCGAGGACGAGACGGGCATAAAGGTGACCTTGGACTATTACGAGAACAACGAGGCGATGATGACGAAGATCGAGGCCGCCGGGGCGGGCGGCTACGACATCGTTGTGCCGTCCGACTACGCGGTCGATCTGATGGTGGAGCGGGGGCAGCTCATGCAAATCAACGCGCTCGACCTGCCGAACGGGCAGAACATCCTGCCGGAGTTCCGCGACGTCTACTACGACCCGGGACGGCTCTATTCGGCCCCCTATCTGTACGGGTCCACCGGCTACTCCTATGACGCGTCGCTGCTCGCCGAGGGCCAGGAGCCGCCAGCCTCATGGATGGACTACTTCACGATAGGCGCGCCTTTCGCCGGCAAAGTTGGGATCATGAACGACCAGGTGGAGTCCGTCAACGCGGCCCTGCGCGCGGTTGGAGCGGAGCCGTGCACGGACAATCCGGAGGAGCTTCAGGCCGCCGCGGACTTGTTGGCAGGCTTCAAAGACAAGGTGCTCACGATCAGCTCGGACGGCATCTTGGACCGGTTGGGCACCGGGGACAACTCGATGGCCATGATCTGGAACGGCGCCTCCCACCGGGCGGCCCTGACCAACCCGAACGTGGTCTTCGTCTACGCCGAGGAGGGGCTGGGCACGTTCCAGGACAACTGGGCGGTGACGGCCGGGGCCAAGAACGTGGACCAGGCGCTGACCTTCATCAACTGGATGCTGGACCCCGCGAACGCCGCCGAGGCGGCCAACTACCAGGGCTACAACGCCGCCATCGCGGGCGTCTCCGACTTGCTCGAACCGGAGTTGAAAGCCGATCCGGCCATTGTCCCGCCGCCGGGCGTCAAGCTGGAGGTGGTGCCCACGTGCCCCACCGAGGTGCAGAACAAGTACACCCAGATTTGGGAGTCCTTCAAGGGCTGA
- a CDS encoding HAMP domain-containing protein: MSAPDPPPVRAGRPGWGLAARLVAVFALIIALTGLIAWAVASVVGPESFHRHLVAAGLGEDAAALAHAEAAFRSASATSLGIALGAAAAASLALSILITRRVTVAIGQLSAAAAQVAGGRFDARVAAPRLGAEFDGLAEAFNQMGAGLGASQRLRDRLLGDVAHELRTPVATIAAYVEALEDGVAELTPETAAVLRAQGDRLTRLASDLAAVARAQDPLAALELEPVPAAAVLEAAASAAQPGFAAKGVALRVEANAAGASPIRVDRARFAQVLANLLENALRHTPPGGTVRLTAEAPGGEGRAPAGASEAPVVRLTVADTGEGIEPEHLDHVFERFYRVDQSRDRLHGGSGIGLAIAKALTEAHGGSIAVQSGGAGAGAAFAITLPAARS; the protein is encoded by the coding sequence GTGAGCGCGCCAGACCCGCCGCCTGTTCGGGCCGGACGGCCCGGCTGGGGGTTGGCGGCGCGTTTGGTGGCGGTGTTTGCCCTGATCATCGCGCTGACGGGGTTGATCGCTTGGGCGGTGGCCAGCGTGGTGGGGCCGGAATCCTTCCACCGGCACCTGGTGGCCGCGGGGCTGGGCGAAGACGCCGCCGCCCTGGCCCATGCCGAGGCGGCGTTCCGTTCCGCCAGCGCCACCTCGCTGGGGATCGCCTTGGGCGCGGCGGCGGCGGCCTCGTTGGCGTTGAGCATCCTGATCACCCGTCGCGTCACCGTGGCGATCGGCCAGTTGTCGGCCGCCGCCGCCCAGGTGGCCGGCGGCCGCTTTGACGCGCGCGTGGCGGCCCCCCGCCTGGGCGCGGAGTTCGACGGCCTGGCGGAGGCCTTCAACCAGATGGGCGCGGGTTTGGGCGCCTCGCAGCGCCTGCGCGACCGCCTGCTGGGCGACGTGGCCCACGAACTGCGGACGCCGGTCGCCACCATCGCCGCCTATGTCGAGGCGCTGGAAGACGGCGTGGCCGAACTGACGCCGGAGACGGCGGCGGTGCTGCGCGCGCAAGGCGACCGCCTGACCCGGCTCGCCTCGGACTTGGCGGCGGTCGCCCGCGCCCAGGACCCGTTGGCCGCGCTGGAACTGGAACCGGTCCCCGCGGCGGCCGTGCTGGAGGCGGCGGCCTCCGCCGCCCAACCCGGCTTCGCCGCCAAAGGGGTCGCGCTGCGGGTGGAGGCCAACGCCGCGGGCGCCTCCCCGATCCGGGTGGACCGCGCCCGGTTCGCGCAGGTGCTCGCCAATCTCCTTGAGAACGCGCTCCGGCACACGCCGCCCGGCGGCACGGTCCGCTTGACGGCCGAAGCCCCTGGCGGCGAGGGCCGCGCCCCGGCCGGCGCTAGCGAGGCGCCGGTGGTGCGTCTGACCGTGGCGGACACGGGCGAGGGGATCGAACCGGAGCACTTGGACCACGTTTTCGAGCGGTTCTACCGAGTCGACCAGTCCCGCGACCGGCTTCACGGCGGCTCCGGGATAGGGCTGGCGATCGCGAAAGCGCTGACCGAGGCGCATGGCGGGAGCATTGCCGTCCAAAGCGGAGGGGCGGGGGCGGGCGCCGCCTTCGCGATCACGCTCCCGGCCGCGCGCTCCTGA
- a CDS encoding winged helix-turn-helix domain-containing protein, which translates to MRRPRLAAPPPTPDARHQVPDAVQPVPPVPSAQPGSPSQPAQFDQPVQPGSPVQPGWPSPLAQFGQPVQSVPPAQSTAEPGAVPESGPGQLALGNLRVDPLGREVFLAGRPVELTRTEFDLLAVLAAHPGRVFTREALLRAVWGDNWVGDPHAVDVHLAHVRRKLGDTAQDQRYIRTVRGVGYRAGGGR; encoded by the coding sequence ATGCGGCGGCCGCGCTTGGCCGCCCCGCCGCCAACCCCGGACGCCCGCCACCAAGTGCCCGATGCCGTCCAGCCCGTCCCGCCCGTACCGTCCGCCCAGCCTGGGTCGCCCAGTCAGCCGGCCCAGTTCGATCAGCCCGTCCAGCCTGGGTCGCCCGTCCAGCCTGGGTGGCCCAGTCCGCTGGCCCAGTTCGGTCAGCCCGTCCAGTCCGTTCCTCCAGCCCAGTCAACCGCCGAGCCCGGCGCCGTTCCCGAGTCGGGGCCGGGTCAGTTGGCTCTGGGGAACCTCAGGGTGGATCCGTTGGGGCGGGAGGTGTTCTTGGCGGGCCGCCCGGTCGAGTTGACGCGCACGGAGTTCGACCTCCTTGCCGTTCTGGCGGCCCACCCCGGCCGGGTCTTCACCCGCGAGGCGCTGTTGCGCGCGGTTTGGGGGGACAACTGGGTGGGCGATCCGCACGCCGTGGACGTGCACCTGGCGCACGTGCGCCGGAAGCTGGGGGACACCGCCCAGGATCAGCGCTACATTCGCACCGTTCGCGGGGTCGGCTACCGCGCCGGAGGCGGCCGGTGA
- a CDS encoding ABC transporter ATP-binding protein encodes MSVVELAETIVAAPVGAPPERDVLSVTGAYKTFRSAEGGEVRALDGVSLDVNLGEFYVLLGPSGCGKTTLLRAIAGLEPLDGGEIYLGDERIDLLPPYKRPVNTVFQSYALFPHLSVWENIAFGLRMEKQPKAVIAERVAQMLALVQLSEVAGRRPSQLSGGQQQRIALARALAKQPSVLLLDEPLSALDLKLRRGMQGELKRIQRETGITFVFVTHDQEEALSMGDRIAVFEAGRPAQIGTPEDIYERPVSRFVADFIGDTNFLETELVVRAGTVFGGIGGVEVAVSAPQATGAPGPATLAIRPENIGLADPDGQALRGQLVELTYMGTDLRCVVELPGGQRLRVRVPPPFGQTHLEPGGTVGVEIAPGAAKVVAG; translated from the coding sequence GTGAGCGTTGTCGAGTTGGCGGAAACCATTGTCGCGGCCCCCGTCGGCGCGCCGCCGGAGCGGGACGTGTTAAGCGTCACCGGCGCGTACAAGACCTTTCGTTCGGCCGAAGGCGGGGAGGTCCGGGCGTTGGACGGCGTCAGCCTGGACGTGAACCTGGGCGAGTTCTACGTGCTGTTGGGCCCCTCCGGGTGCGGCAAGACAACCCTGCTGCGGGCGATCGCCGGCCTGGAGCCCCTTGACGGAGGGGAAATCTACCTGGGCGACGAGCGGATCGACCTGCTGCCGCCTTACAAGCGCCCCGTCAACACGGTTTTCCAAAGCTACGCGCTGTTTCCGCACTTGAGCGTCTGGGAGAACATCGCCTTCGGGCTGAGGATGGAGAAACAGCCCAAAGCGGTCATCGCCGAACGGGTGGCTCAGATGCTGGCGTTGGTCCAGCTCAGCGAGGTGGCCGGACGGCGCCCGTCGCAACTGTCCGGCGGCCAGCAGCAGCGGATCGCCTTGGCCCGCGCCCTCGCCAAACAGCCGTCGGTTCTGCTGCTGGACGAACCGCTGTCCGCCCTGGACCTGAAGCTCCGGCGCGGCATGCAAGGCGAGCTCAAACGCATCCAACGCGAGACGGGCATCACGTTCGTGTTCGTCACCCACGACCAGGAGGAGGCCCTGTCGATGGGGGACCGGATCGCGGTCTTCGAAGCGGGCCGGCCCGCCCAGATCGGCACGCCCGAAGACATTTACGAGCGCCCGGTCTCGCGTTTCGTCGCCGATTTCATTGGCGACACCAACTTCTTGGAAACCGAACTGGTGGTGCGGGCTGGGACGGTCTTCGGCGGCATCGGCGGCGTGGAGGTGGCTGTCTCCGCCCCCCAGGCGACCGGCGCGCCGGGGCCGGCGACCCTGGCCATCCGGCCGGAGAACATCGGCCTGGCGGACCCGGACGGCCAGGCGCTGCGCGGCCAACTGGTCGAACTGACCTACATGGGCACCGACTTGCGGTGCGTTGTCGAACTGCCGGGCGGCCAGCGGCTCCGCGTCCGGGTGCCGCCGCCTTTCGGCCAAACCCACCTGGAGCCGGGCGGGACCGTCGGCGTGGAGATCGCCCCCGGGGCGGCCAAGGTGGTGGCCGGGTGA
- a CDS encoding ABC transporter permease — MTVGETRAELEERPVPRLMRGSIPHSLMLNRFPGLGTVSVVALAFLYVPMLIVVAYSFNGGNQALIWQGFSFQWYGRVFTDASIISATKVSLQVAAIATVASTVLAVAYVLAMDRLSRIGSAISTAILAAPIVVPEVVMGVATLAFIRLIGLSPGFIPLVAAHTSFCVPFAMMNIRARYTGLNPAYFESAADLGATHWTVVRRIMLPLLMPGIMSGALLAFVVSMDDFMISNFLASAGSTTLPIYIFGLIRKGVNPSVNVVATLLLILAVVVTSATTLLTRRQSKK; from the coding sequence ATGACTGTTGGCGAAACCCGCGCCGAGTTGGAGGAGCGGCCCGTCCCGCGCCTGATGCGGGGCTCCATCCCGCATTCGCTGATGCTGAACCGGTTCCCCGGCCTGGGCACCGTCTCGGTCGTGGCGCTCGCTTTCCTTTACGTTCCCATGCTGATAGTGGTGGCGTATTCGTTCAACGGCGGCAACCAGGCCCTGATCTGGCAGGGCTTCTCCTTCCAGTGGTATGGCCGCGTCTTCACCGACGCCTCGATCATCTCCGCCACCAAGGTGTCGTTGCAGGTGGCGGCCATAGCGACGGTCGCCTCGACGGTCCTGGCGGTGGCCTACGTCCTGGCCATGGACCGGCTCTCCCGCATCGGGTCGGCCATCTCGACCGCAATCCTGGCCGCCCCGATTGTGGTTCCGGAGGTGGTCATGGGCGTGGCCACGCTGGCGTTCATCCGGCTGATCGGGCTCTCGCCCGGCTTTATCCCGTTGGTGGCGGCGCACACGTCCTTCTGCGTCCCCTTCGCCATGATGAACATCCGCGCCCGCTACACGGGCCTCAACCCGGCGTACTTCGAATCCGCCGCCGACTTGGGAGCCACCCACTGGACCGTGGTCCGCCGGATCATGCTGCCGTTGCTGATGCCCGGGATCATGTCCGGCGCGCTGCTGGCCTTCGTGGTCTCAATGGACGATTTCATGATTTCCAACTTCCTGGCCTCGGCCGGGAGCACCACTTTGCCCATCTACATTTTCGGCCTGATCAGGAAAGGGGTGAATCCGTCGGTCAACGTGGTGGCCACCCTGCTGTTGATCCTGGCCGTGGTTGTGACCTCCGCCACCACGCTGCTGACCCGGCGCCAGTCCAAGAAATAG